In Streptomyces sp. NBC_01551, one DNA window encodes the following:
- a CDS encoding helix-turn-helix transcriptional regulator, with protein sequence MGRAGQVTAEASGSVVRRILLGSQLRRLRESRGITREAAGYSIRASESKISRLELGRVSFKARDVEDLLTLYGVTDGAERESLLGLVREANAAGWWHSYGDVLPNWFQTYIGLEGAASLIRIYEVQFIHGLLQTEAYAHAVVKRGMPGAGSAEIDRRVALRLERQKVLVSENAPVFHAVLDEAALRRPYGDREVMRGQLEHLIEVSQRPNVQLQVMPFSFGGHAGESGAFTLLRFPESDLQDIVYLEQLTSALYLDKEEEVAQYGRAMERLQADCPDPDRTRDLLRGLLQLS encoded by the coding sequence ATGGGGAGGGCAGGACAAGTGACCGCAGAAGCCAGCGGTTCTGTGGTGCGCCGCATCCTCCTGGGCTCGCAGCTCAGGCGACTCCGAGAATCCCGCGGCATCACCCGTGAGGCGGCCGGCTACTCGATCCGCGCATCCGAATCGAAGATCAGCCGCTTGGAGTTGGGAAGGGTGAGCTTCAAGGCCAGGGACGTCGAGGACCTCCTCACGCTCTACGGGGTCACGGACGGCGCGGAGCGGGAGTCCCTTCTGGGGCTGGTCCGCGAGGCCAACGCGGCGGGCTGGTGGCACAGTTACGGCGACGTGCTGCCCAACTGGTTCCAGACGTACATCGGGCTCGAAGGCGCGGCCTCGCTCATCCGCATCTACGAAGTCCAGTTCATCCACGGTCTGTTGCAGACCGAGGCGTACGCCCACGCCGTCGTCAAGCGCGGCATGCCCGGCGCCGGCTCCGCCGAGATCGACCGCCGCGTCGCGCTGCGCCTGGAGCGGCAGAAGGTCCTCGTCTCCGAGAATGCCCCGGTCTTCCACGCCGTCCTCGACGAGGCGGCACTGCGCCGCCCGTACGGCGACCGGGAGGTCATGCGGGGACAGCTGGAGCACCTCATCGAGGTCTCCCAGCGCCCCAACGTCCAGCTCCAGGTGATGCCCTTCTCCTTCGGCGGCCACGCGGGCGAGAGCGGAGCCTTCACCCTGCTCCGGTTCCCCGAGTCCGACCTCCAGGACATCGTCTATCTGGAACAGCTCACCAGCGCCCTCTACCTGGACAAAGAAGAGGAAGTGGCGCAGTACGGAAGGGCGATGGAGCGGCTCCAGGCCGACTGTCCCGACCCCGACCGGACGCGAGATCTCCTGCGCGGTCTGCTCCAACTGTCTTGA
- a CDS encoding aldehyde dehydrogenase family protein: MSIFTDVAHQYIDGEWLAGTGSWDIIDVNPYNGEKLAAITVATVEQVDQAYRACERAQREWAATSPYARREILERALRITEEREKEIVEAMIDELGGTRPKAEYEVYLAKEFIRESIQLAIRPEGRILASPVTGKENRVQRLPVGVITVISPFNFPFLVTLKSVAPALALGNAVVIKPNQNAPVVGGGLIAKIFEDAGLPAGLLNVLVTDIAEIGDALLTHPVPKVISFAGSDRVGRHVGAVAARHFKRTVLELSGNSALVVLDDADLDYAVDAAVFSRFVYQGQVCMAANRILVDASIAEEFTEKFIARVRSLKTGDPHEADTQIGPLINSFQADALTALVDRAVEAGAQALVRGSTRGNLVEPTVLAGLPEDSPLLGQEIFGPVALLVVFDGEEEAVRLTNATPYGLSGAVHTRDVERGVRFAQRIETGMIHVNDSTIGDEPLAAFGGEKASGLGRLNGDATVEAFTTQKWISVQHGRSHFPF, encoded by the coding sequence ATGTCCATATTCACCGACGTGGCTCACCAGTACATAGATGGCGAATGGCTGGCCGGAACCGGTTCGTGGGACATCATCGACGTCAATCCGTACAACGGTGAGAAGCTGGCGGCCATCACCGTGGCCACCGTCGAGCAGGTGGACCAGGCCTACCGCGCCTGCGAGCGGGCCCAGAGAGAATGGGCCGCCACCAGCCCGTACGCGAGACGCGAGATCCTCGAACGCGCCCTGCGGATCACCGAGGAGCGCGAGAAGGAAATCGTCGAGGCGATGATCGACGAGCTCGGCGGGACGCGCCCCAAGGCCGAGTACGAGGTCTACCTCGCCAAGGAGTTCATCCGCGAGTCGATCCAGCTGGCCATCCGCCCCGAGGGCCGGATCCTCGCCTCGCCCGTCACGGGCAAGGAGAACCGGGTGCAGCGCCTCCCGGTCGGCGTGATCACCGTGATCAGCCCCTTCAACTTCCCGTTCCTGGTGACCCTGAAGTCGGTCGCCCCGGCGCTGGCGCTGGGCAACGCGGTCGTGATCAAGCCGAACCAGAACGCCCCGGTGGTCGGCGGCGGGCTCATCGCCAAGATCTTCGAGGACGCCGGGCTGCCGGCCGGGCTGCTCAACGTGCTGGTCACCGACATCGCCGAGATCGGCGACGCGCTGCTGACCCACCCCGTCCCGAAGGTGATCTCCTTCGCCGGCTCCGACCGGGTCGGCCGGCACGTCGGCGCGGTCGCCGCCCGGCACTTCAAGCGGACGGTCCTGGAGCTCAGCGGCAACAGCGCGCTCGTCGTCCTGGACGACGCGGACCTCGACTACGCGGTGGACGCGGCCGTCTTCAGCCGCTTCGTGTACCAGGGCCAGGTCTGCATGGCCGCCAACCGGATCCTCGTGGACGCCTCGATCGCCGAGGAGTTCACCGAGAAGTTCATCGCGCGGGTGCGGAGCCTGAAGACCGGCGACCCGCACGAGGCCGACACCCAGATCGGCCCGCTGATCAACTCCTTCCAGGCCGACGCCCTGACCGCGCTGGTGGACCGCGCGGTGGAGGCCGGCGCGCAGGCGCTCGTCCGGGGGTCTACGCGCGGCAACCTGGTGGAGCCGACCGTGCTGGCGGGACTGCCCGAGGACTCCCCGCTGCTGGGCCAGGAGATCTTCGGCCCGGTGGCGCTGCTGGTGGTCTTCGACGGCGAGGAAGAGGCCGTACGGCTGACCAACGCCACCCCGTACGGGCTGAGCGGCGCCGTGCACACCCGGGACGTGGAACGCGGGGTCCGGTTCGCGCAGCGGATCGAGACGGGGATGATCCACGTCAACGACTCCACCATCGGGGACGAGCCGCTGGCGGCGTTCGGCGGGGAGAAGGCCTCGGGGCTGGGCCGGCTGAACGGCGACGCCACGGTGGAGGCCTTCACCACCCAGAAGTGGATCTCGGTCCAGCACGGGCGCAGCCACTTCCCGTTCTAG
- a CDS encoding DinB family protein → MVTHVPSESYGDERGALLSFVEAQRGGLRRSVLGLSEEQAASRPSASELSLSGLLKHVAECELNWLRLAQQRPNELQRTEETWGDSFRLVGEETVPQILAFWDDVAAQTAEFVAGLPSLDESFPLPPAPWFPKDGKVSMRWMLLHLVEEFARHAGHADIVRESLDGKTAFELVAQAAETA, encoded by the coding sequence ATGGTCACTCACGTTCCCTCCGAGTCCTACGGCGACGAGCGCGGCGCGCTCCTGTCCTTCGTGGAGGCCCAGCGCGGCGGGCTGCGCCGCTCGGTGCTCGGCCTGAGCGAGGAGCAGGCCGCGAGCCGCCCGAGCGCGAGCGAGCTGTCCCTGTCGGGGCTGCTGAAGCACGTCGCGGAGTGCGAGCTCAACTGGCTGCGGCTGGCGCAGCAGCGGCCGAACGAGCTCCAGCGCACGGAGGAGACCTGGGGCGACAGCTTCCGCCTCGTCGGCGAGGAGACGGTCCCGCAGATCCTCGCGTTCTGGGACGACGTGGCGGCGCAGACCGCCGAGTTCGTCGCCGGCCTGCCCAGCCTGGACGAGAGCTTCCCGCTGCCGCCCGCGCCGTGGTTCCCGAAGGACGGCAAGGTCTCGATGCGCTGGATGCTGCTGCACCTGGTGGAGGAGTTCGCCCGGCACGCGGGCCACGCGGACATCGTCCGGGAGTCCCTCGACGGCAAGACCGCCTTCGAGCTGGTGGCGCAGGCCGCCGAGACGGCGTAG
- a CDS encoding PadR family transcriptional regulator, whose product MSATRLLVLGAVRQHGRAHGYQVRADLEYWGAHEWSNLQPGSIYHALKQMAKQGVLLAHEVAPSAAGGPPRTEYEVTAAGREEFFRLLREALAAYDQKTDVLSAALGFMVDLPRAEVLGLLRERLARLGAWRAAVTEYSAPHGAPRAPGHIGEITHRWVHSADAEADWTRGLIARIEGGAYRFAGEGGDPFAAEPGPGLAPHAT is encoded by the coding sequence ATGTCAGCGACGCGGCTTCTCGTCCTCGGGGCGGTCCGGCAGCACGGGCGGGCGCACGGCTACCAGGTGCGGGCCGACCTGGAGTACTGGGGCGCCCACGAGTGGTCGAACCTCCAGCCCGGCTCGATCTACCACGCGCTCAAGCAGATGGCGAAGCAAGGCGTCCTGCTCGCGCACGAGGTGGCGCCGAGCGCGGCGGGCGGGCCGCCGCGCACCGAGTACGAGGTGACGGCCGCCGGGCGCGAGGAGTTCTTCCGGCTGCTGCGGGAGGCGCTGGCCGCGTACGACCAGAAGACGGACGTGCTCTCGGCGGCGCTCGGGTTCATGGTGGACCTGCCCCGCGCGGAGGTGCTGGGGCTGCTGCGGGAGCGGCTGGCCCGGCTCGGCGCGTGGCGCGCGGCCGTGACGGAGTACTCCGCTCCGCACGGCGCCCCCCGTGCGCCGGGCCACATCGGGGAGATCACGCACCGCTGGGTCCACTCGGCGGACGCCGAGGCCGACTGGACCCGGGGCCTGATCGCCCGTATCGAAGGCGGCGCGTACCGCTTCGCGGGCGAGGGCGGCGACCCGTTCGCGGCGGAACCCGGACCGGGACTTGCACCTCACGCCACGTGA
- a CDS encoding MerR family transcriptional regulator: MSYSVGQVATFAGVTVRTLHHYDEIGLLSPSGRSHAGHRRYDDADLDRLQRILFYRELGFPLDEVAVLLNDPDSDPREHLRRQHALLSDRIARLQRMAEAVENAMEAHRMGINLTPEEKFEVFGDHDPDQYAEEAEQRWGGTDAYKESARRAATYTKDDWKRIQAEMEDLNRRLGDLMASGAAADSAEAMDLAEEHRGWLSRNHYDCPYEMHVCLGEMYVADERFTAFYDAVRPGLAVFVRDAILANAVRGV; encoded by the coding sequence ATGAGCTACTCCGTGGGCCAGGTCGCCACGTTCGCCGGAGTCACGGTGCGCACCCTGCACCACTACGACGAGATCGGGCTGCTCTCCCCGAGCGGCCGCAGCCACGCGGGACACCGGCGTTACGACGACGCCGATCTCGACCGGCTGCAGCGCATCCTGTTCTACCGGGAGCTCGGCTTCCCGCTCGACGAGGTCGCGGTCCTGCTGAACGACCCGGACTCGGACCCGAGGGAGCACCTGCGCCGGCAGCACGCCCTCCTGTCCGACCGGATCGCCCGGCTCCAGCGGATGGCCGAGGCCGTTGAGAACGCCATGGAGGCACACCGAATGGGCATCAACCTCACGCCCGAGGAGAAGTTCGAGGTCTTCGGGGACCACGACCCCGACCAGTACGCCGAGGAGGCGGAGCAGCGCTGGGGCGGCACCGACGCGTACAAGGAGTCCGCCCGGCGGGCGGCCACGTACACGAAGGACGACTGGAAGCGGATCCAGGCGGAGATGGAGGACCTCAACCGACGGCTCGGCGACCTGATGGCGTCGGGCGCGGCGGCGGACTCCGCCGAGGCCATGGACCTCGCCGAGGAGCACCGCGGCTGGCTGAGCCGCAACCACTACGACTGCCCGTACGAGATGCACGTCTGCCTGGGTGAGATGTACGTCGCGGACGAGCGGTTCACGGCCTTCTACGACGCCGTCCGGCCCGGTCTGGCGGTCTTCGTGCGGGACGCGATCCTCGCCAACGCGGTCCGCGGCGTGTAG